In Sceloporus undulatus isolate JIND9_A2432 ecotype Alabama chromosome 7, SceUnd_v1.1, whole genome shotgun sequence, one DNA window encodes the following:
- the NHSL2 gene encoding NHS-like protein 2 isoform X1 codes for MPFWKRTVEPRALLRRGPGPPWASLGEAWASGATGLLRQMAHLCALSEALLEELEAGLRDLDLRAKALQGRLRALRARRPRSRRTCTQDQQATSNLDPDVKKPTPPKLLWHQPINIFLARPVGVEELHHEAEVNLQSMLQEEHEEPYSDARLSGQTFRYTSPLSPERPLDCSPRPSSAKRLEFVFMPSNQQVKENVTNTLGVRALEPSLSLPATPDRHTAWNRAAALPSLDEKRVHQPCSSQANIVPINISGQPFARHASTRHSLFNTETAMNPKSLLRRRRTVIGFPHLAIRDQGNSNGPVLNPSATIAESVSCNFVPDVVNGRGTTHHARSPQPRPQLKKTFSDLGGALQGRCCQVPTGHTEKPRVMYASPSCNGPKEDSVFSPAWSAASFGYMSPSMSQNELAAENMTPLSPCNPKGTPDSDRPASFFISKDQVVGNNGSGTFCASPESSRDAEGGSRCGERDIKAHLVPISPVEEHCPQVERGQITCKFRERSLSVPTDTASLCSVDIGGSETCGLSYPSASSEGSTSTDNVSLAVEQEAQAKQRRQRTKSISLKKAKKKPCPPTRSVSLIKDVQMSQAEPGGDSGPEGQRPQSLSLLPNVQVQSQGDATREMGSVPYAQQWYMPEWSSSEPYCSLSGSSTTTGTTMIELSKAQGSSESLPSPSISRATTPSQLSAEVNLKTSSPGRPTGVMSPSSGYSSQSETPTPTVPTSVVLGHTPHQSGRMRPLVPERKSSLPPVSPMEQSPKSRLSFDLPFTPPTHLDLSGLKISLKGKAKVSRHHSDSTFGTKLGPKLSPVQPVMPMVTQLDLRSVRLRSVSRSETEDNLESPEPVEEPGKKIRPPVAEKPPLSRRPPMLLHKTPPVQEESPTGSPTSPLTPQGAVPVGNIYMMGRRPEHHQWDPEAWGPMESPSLGGVVSPGQAPPGTFFASVRRLSEDSLEDDDQIKPKLLGERIAGEESRKTKVPPPVPKKPSVLYLPLVASPLHPGTCVGDPRLATSPVVMVDDNSPYTKLTTCKASSPVASEANGSPTTADGSWEDFSGNSMDLRAEEKSFVIDKTAESITEEDDDVFMTSRTTEDLFTVIHRSKRKLLGWKEPSDAFGNRQNAQMPSKSAGGSLSNDSLVGITRASNKNEDFKALLQKKGGKGSAGMRTSAAELLKTTNPLARRVMTEFTVDGTLQGPKAQP; via the exons cCACTTCTAACTTAGATCCAGATGTGAAGAAACCCACCCCACCCAAGCTCCTATGGCATCAGCCGATAAATATCTTCCTGGCCCGGCCAGTTGGCGTGGAAGAGCTGCACCATGAAGCTGAAGTCAACCTGCAGAGCATGCTCCAAG aGGAGCACGAAGAGCCGTATTCCGATGCAAGACTCAGTGGACAGACCTTCCGCTACACCAGCCCCCTCTCTCCTGAAAGGCCCCTTGACTGCAGCCCCCGGCCCTCATCCGCCAAACGCCTTGAGTTTGTGTTCATG CCTTCAAACCAGCAAGTGAAGGAGAACGTGACCAACACACTGGGAGTAAGAGCCTTGGAACCTTCGCTTAGCTTGCCTGCTACTCCGGACAGGCACACAGCCTGGAACCGAGCTGCTGCTTTGCCTTCCTTGGATGAGAAGAGGGTGCACCAGCCGTGTTCATCCcaagcaaacattgtccccatcaaCATCTCTG GGCAGCCATTTGCAAGGCACGCAAGCACACGCCATTCCCTCTTTAACACGGAGACCGCCATGAATCCCAAGTCTTTGCTGCGCCGGAGACGGACAGTCATCGGCTTCCCTCATCTTGCCATACGGGACCAAG gcAACAGTAACGGCCCAGTTCTCAACCCTTCAGCAACCATAGCTGAATCTGTCTCCTGTAATTTTGTCCCTGATGTTGTCAATGGAAGGGGCACCACCCACCATGCCCGGTCTCCTCAGCCTCGGCCACAGCTGAAAAAGACATTCAGTGACCTTGGGGGAGCTCTTCAGGGACGTTGTTGCCAGGTGCCCACAGGGCATACAGAAAAACCCAGGGTAATGTATGCCAGTCCATCGTGCAATGGCCCCAAGGAGGATTCAGTCTTCTCTCCTGCTTGGAGCGCAGCCTCTTTTGGCTACATGAGCCCATCAATGAGCCAAAATGAGTTGGCAGCAGAGAACATGACCCCGTTGTCTCCTTGCAACCCCAAGGGAACCCCGGACTCTGATCGACCTGCCTCCTTCTTCATTAGCAAAGATCAGGTGGTTGGAAACAATGGGTCTGGGACATTCTGTGCTTCTCCTGAATCCTCCAGAGATGCTGAAGGAGGCTCAAGATGTGGGGAAAGAGACATCAAGGCACATCTCGTCCCCATCAGCCCAGTTGAAGAGCACTGCCCACAAGTAGAGAGGGGACAAATCACATGCAAGTTCCGTGAGAGGTCTCTCTCAGTCCCTACAGACACGGCCTCCCTGTGTTCTGTGGACATTGGGGGCAGTGAGACCTGTGGCCTGAGCTATCCCAGTGCAAGTTCTGAAGGTAGCACCAGCACAGACAATGTCTCCCTGGCTGTGGAGCAGGAGGCCCAAGCAAAGCAACGGCGGCAGCGCACCAAAAGTATCTCGCTGAAGAAGGCAAAGAAGAAGCCCTGCCCGCCCACCCGTAGTGTCTCCTTGATCAAGGATGTCCAAATGAGCCAGGCAGAGCCTGGTGGTGACTCAGGGCCTGAAGGTCAGAGACCCCAAAGTCTGTCTTTGCTTCCTAATGTGCAGGTCCAAAGCCAGGGAGATGCAACCAGGGAGATGGGAAGTGTGCCATATGCCCAGCAGTGGTACATGCCAGAGTGGAGTTCCAGTGAGCCCTATTGCTCTCTTTCTGGCTCTAGCACCACCACGGGGACAACCATGATTGAGCTTTCCAAAGCACAAGGCAGCTCTGAgtccctcccttccccatccaTCTCCCGGGCCACCACGCCATCCCAGCTCTCTGCTGAGGTGAATTTGAAAACTTCCTCTCCAGGGAGGCCAACAGGAGTCATGTCTCCTTCCAGCGGCTACTCCAGTCAGTCAGAAACTCCAACACCTACTGTCCCAACCTCTGTGGTCCTCGGGCATACTCCACACCAGAGTGGGCGGATGAGACCCCTTGTGCCTGAGAGGAAGTCCTCGCTGCCCCCAGTCTCACCCATGGAGCAGAGCCCTAAGTCACGCCTATCATTTGACCTGCCGTTTACCCCACCAACTCACTTGGATCTTTCAGGATTGAAGATTTCGCTCAAGGGCAAGGCCAAAGTGAGCCGACATCACTCAGACTCCACCTTTGGAACCAAGCTGGGCCCAAAGCTGAGCCCTGTGCAGCCTGTCATGCCCATGGTGACACAGCTGGACCTCCGTTCTGTCCGCCTGCGTTCTGTCAGCCGCTCTGAGACAGAGGATAACCTGGAGAGTCCTGAACCTGTTGAGGAGCCTGGAAAGAAGATCCGACCACCAGTGGCAGAGAAACCCCCCCTCTCACGGAGGCCTCCGATGCTCCTACATAAGACCCCGCCAGTTCAGGAGGAGTCGCCCACAGGCTCTCCAACCTCTCCACTGACACCACAGGGTGCCGTTCCTGTGGGCAACATTTATATGATGGGCAGAAGGCCTGAGCATCACCAGTGGGACCCAGAGGCCTGGGGTCCCATGGAATCACCTTCCCTGGGTGGAGTAGTCTCTCCTGGACAGGCTCCCCCAGGGACATTTTTTGCTTCTGTACGGCGGCTATCTGAGGACAGTCTGGAGGACGATGACCAAATAAAGCCCAAGCTCCTGGGGGAGAGAATAGCTGGCGAGGAGAGCCGCAAAACCAAAGTCCCACCTCCTGTCCCCAAGAAGCCTAGCGTGCTTTACTTGCCTCTGGTGGCCTCCCCACTCCACCCAGGAACCTGTGTGGGGGATCCAAGACTGGCCACTAGTCCTGTTGTTATGGTAGATGACAACTCCCCCTACACCAAGCTGACCACTTGCAAGGCTTCATCCCCTGTGGCCAGTGAGGCAAATGGCAGCCCAACCACTGCAGATGGATCTTGGGAGGACTTTTCAG GGAATTCCATGGACTTGAGAGCTGAAGAGAAAAGCTTTGTCATTGATAAAACAGCTGAGTCCATAACGGAGGAGGATGACGATGTGTTTATGACATCCCGAACCACCGAGGATTTATTTACTGTCATTCACAG ATCCAAACGGAAGCTACTGGGATGGAAAGAACCCAGTGATGCCTTTGGCAATCGGCAGAATGCGCAGATGCCCTCAAAGAGTGCAGGAGGCTCCCTGAGCAATGACAGCCTTGTGGGCATTACAAGAGCCTCCAACAAGAATGAAGACTTTAAGGCTCTCCTTCAGAAGAAAGGCGGCAAGGGCAGCGCAGGCATGCGTACATCTGCGGCTGAATTACTCAAGACCACCAACCCTTTGGCTCGAAGGGTCATGACTGAGTTTACTGTGGATGGGACCCTCCAAGGCCCTAAAGCCCAGCCATGA
- the NHSL2 gene encoding NHS-like protein 2 isoform X2, translating into MGNSPPVMLGKAPRAKRASRSAAVSPASAAPQPATATSNLDPDVKKPTPPKLLWHQPINIFLARPVGVEELHHEAEVNLQSMLQEEHEEPYSDARLSGQTFRYTSPLSPERPLDCSPRPSSAKRLEFVFMPSNQQVKENVTNTLGVRALEPSLSLPATPDRHTAWNRAAALPSLDEKRVHQPCSSQANIVPINISGQPFARHASTRHSLFNTETAMNPKSLLRRRRTVIGFPHLAIRDQGNSNGPVLNPSATIAESVSCNFVPDVVNGRGTTHHARSPQPRPQLKKTFSDLGGALQGRCCQVPTGHTEKPRVMYASPSCNGPKEDSVFSPAWSAASFGYMSPSMSQNELAAENMTPLSPCNPKGTPDSDRPASFFISKDQVVGNNGSGTFCASPESSRDAEGGSRCGERDIKAHLVPISPVEEHCPQVERGQITCKFRERSLSVPTDTASLCSVDIGGSETCGLSYPSASSEGSTSTDNVSLAVEQEAQAKQRRQRTKSISLKKAKKKPCPPTRSVSLIKDVQMSQAEPGGDSGPEGQRPQSLSLLPNVQVQSQGDATREMGSVPYAQQWYMPEWSSSEPYCSLSGSSTTTGTTMIELSKAQGSSESLPSPSISRATTPSQLSAEVNLKTSSPGRPTGVMSPSSGYSSQSETPTPTVPTSVVLGHTPHQSGRMRPLVPERKSSLPPVSPMEQSPKSRLSFDLPFTPPTHLDLSGLKISLKGKAKVSRHHSDSTFGTKLGPKLSPVQPVMPMVTQLDLRSVRLRSVSRSETEDNLESPEPVEEPGKKIRPPVAEKPPLSRRPPMLLHKTPPVQEESPTGSPTSPLTPQGAVPVGNIYMMGRRPEHHQWDPEAWGPMESPSLGGVVSPGQAPPGTFFASVRRLSEDSLEDDDQIKPKLLGERIAGEESRKTKVPPPVPKKPSVLYLPLVASPLHPGTCVGDPRLATSPVVMVDDNSPYTKLTTCKASSPVASEANGSPTTADGSWEDFSGNSMDLRAEEKSFVIDKTAESITEEDDDVFMTSRTTEDLFTVIHRSKRKLLGWKEPSDAFGNRQNAQMPSKSAGGSLSNDSLVGITRASNKNEDFKALLQKKGGKGSAGMRTSAAELLKTTNPLARRVMTEFTVDGTLQGPKAQP; encoded by the exons cCACTTCTAACTTAGATCCAGATGTGAAGAAACCCACCCCACCCAAGCTCCTATGGCATCAGCCGATAAATATCTTCCTGGCCCGGCCAGTTGGCGTGGAAGAGCTGCACCATGAAGCTGAAGTCAACCTGCAGAGCATGCTCCAAG aGGAGCACGAAGAGCCGTATTCCGATGCAAGACTCAGTGGACAGACCTTCCGCTACACCAGCCCCCTCTCTCCTGAAAGGCCCCTTGACTGCAGCCCCCGGCCCTCATCCGCCAAACGCCTTGAGTTTGTGTTCATG CCTTCAAACCAGCAAGTGAAGGAGAACGTGACCAACACACTGGGAGTAAGAGCCTTGGAACCTTCGCTTAGCTTGCCTGCTACTCCGGACAGGCACACAGCCTGGAACCGAGCTGCTGCTTTGCCTTCCTTGGATGAGAAGAGGGTGCACCAGCCGTGTTCATCCcaagcaaacattgtccccatcaaCATCTCTG GGCAGCCATTTGCAAGGCACGCAAGCACACGCCATTCCCTCTTTAACACGGAGACCGCCATGAATCCCAAGTCTTTGCTGCGCCGGAGACGGACAGTCATCGGCTTCCCTCATCTTGCCATACGGGACCAAG gcAACAGTAACGGCCCAGTTCTCAACCCTTCAGCAACCATAGCTGAATCTGTCTCCTGTAATTTTGTCCCTGATGTTGTCAATGGAAGGGGCACCACCCACCATGCCCGGTCTCCTCAGCCTCGGCCACAGCTGAAAAAGACATTCAGTGACCTTGGGGGAGCTCTTCAGGGACGTTGTTGCCAGGTGCCCACAGGGCATACAGAAAAACCCAGGGTAATGTATGCCAGTCCATCGTGCAATGGCCCCAAGGAGGATTCAGTCTTCTCTCCTGCTTGGAGCGCAGCCTCTTTTGGCTACATGAGCCCATCAATGAGCCAAAATGAGTTGGCAGCAGAGAACATGACCCCGTTGTCTCCTTGCAACCCCAAGGGAACCCCGGACTCTGATCGACCTGCCTCCTTCTTCATTAGCAAAGATCAGGTGGTTGGAAACAATGGGTCTGGGACATTCTGTGCTTCTCCTGAATCCTCCAGAGATGCTGAAGGAGGCTCAAGATGTGGGGAAAGAGACATCAAGGCACATCTCGTCCCCATCAGCCCAGTTGAAGAGCACTGCCCACAAGTAGAGAGGGGACAAATCACATGCAAGTTCCGTGAGAGGTCTCTCTCAGTCCCTACAGACACGGCCTCCCTGTGTTCTGTGGACATTGGGGGCAGTGAGACCTGTGGCCTGAGCTATCCCAGTGCAAGTTCTGAAGGTAGCACCAGCACAGACAATGTCTCCCTGGCTGTGGAGCAGGAGGCCCAAGCAAAGCAACGGCGGCAGCGCACCAAAAGTATCTCGCTGAAGAAGGCAAAGAAGAAGCCCTGCCCGCCCACCCGTAGTGTCTCCTTGATCAAGGATGTCCAAATGAGCCAGGCAGAGCCTGGTGGTGACTCAGGGCCTGAAGGTCAGAGACCCCAAAGTCTGTCTTTGCTTCCTAATGTGCAGGTCCAAAGCCAGGGAGATGCAACCAGGGAGATGGGAAGTGTGCCATATGCCCAGCAGTGGTACATGCCAGAGTGGAGTTCCAGTGAGCCCTATTGCTCTCTTTCTGGCTCTAGCACCACCACGGGGACAACCATGATTGAGCTTTCCAAAGCACAAGGCAGCTCTGAgtccctcccttccccatccaTCTCCCGGGCCACCACGCCATCCCAGCTCTCTGCTGAGGTGAATTTGAAAACTTCCTCTCCAGGGAGGCCAACAGGAGTCATGTCTCCTTCCAGCGGCTACTCCAGTCAGTCAGAAACTCCAACACCTACTGTCCCAACCTCTGTGGTCCTCGGGCATACTCCACACCAGAGTGGGCGGATGAGACCCCTTGTGCCTGAGAGGAAGTCCTCGCTGCCCCCAGTCTCACCCATGGAGCAGAGCCCTAAGTCACGCCTATCATTTGACCTGCCGTTTACCCCACCAACTCACTTGGATCTTTCAGGATTGAAGATTTCGCTCAAGGGCAAGGCCAAAGTGAGCCGACATCACTCAGACTCCACCTTTGGAACCAAGCTGGGCCCAAAGCTGAGCCCTGTGCAGCCTGTCATGCCCATGGTGACACAGCTGGACCTCCGTTCTGTCCGCCTGCGTTCTGTCAGCCGCTCTGAGACAGAGGATAACCTGGAGAGTCCTGAACCTGTTGAGGAGCCTGGAAAGAAGATCCGACCACCAGTGGCAGAGAAACCCCCCCTCTCACGGAGGCCTCCGATGCTCCTACATAAGACCCCGCCAGTTCAGGAGGAGTCGCCCACAGGCTCTCCAACCTCTCCACTGACACCACAGGGTGCCGTTCCTGTGGGCAACATTTATATGATGGGCAGAAGGCCTGAGCATCACCAGTGGGACCCAGAGGCCTGGGGTCCCATGGAATCACCTTCCCTGGGTGGAGTAGTCTCTCCTGGACAGGCTCCCCCAGGGACATTTTTTGCTTCTGTACGGCGGCTATCTGAGGACAGTCTGGAGGACGATGACCAAATAAAGCCCAAGCTCCTGGGGGAGAGAATAGCTGGCGAGGAGAGCCGCAAAACCAAAGTCCCACCTCCTGTCCCCAAGAAGCCTAGCGTGCTTTACTTGCCTCTGGTGGCCTCCCCACTCCACCCAGGAACCTGTGTGGGGGATCCAAGACTGGCCACTAGTCCTGTTGTTATGGTAGATGACAACTCCCCCTACACCAAGCTGACCACTTGCAAGGCTTCATCCCCTGTGGCCAGTGAGGCAAATGGCAGCCCAACCACTGCAGATGGATCTTGGGAGGACTTTTCAG GGAATTCCATGGACTTGAGAGCTGAAGAGAAAAGCTTTGTCATTGATAAAACAGCTGAGTCCATAACGGAGGAGGATGACGATGTGTTTATGACATCCCGAACCACCGAGGATTTATTTACTGTCATTCACAG ATCCAAACGGAAGCTACTGGGATGGAAAGAACCCAGTGATGCCTTTGGCAATCGGCAGAATGCGCAGATGCCCTCAAAGAGTGCAGGAGGCTCCCTGAGCAATGACAGCCTTGTGGGCATTACAAGAGCCTCCAACAAGAATGAAGACTTTAAGGCTCTCCTTCAGAAGAAAGGCGGCAAGGGCAGCGCAGGCATGCGTACATCTGCGGCTGAATTACTCAAGACCACCAACCCTTTGGCTCGAAGGGTCATGACTGAGTTTACTGTGGATGGGACCCTCCAAGGCCCTAAAGCCCAGCCATGA
- the NHSL2 gene encoding NHS-like protein 2 isoform X3, translating to MLQEEHEEPYSDARLSGQTFRYTSPLSPERPLDCSPRPSSAKRLEFVFMPSNQQVKENVTNTLGVRALEPSLSLPATPDRHTAWNRAAALPSLDEKRVHQPCSSQANIVPINISGQPFARHASTRHSLFNTETAMNPKSLLRRRRTVIGFPHLAIRDQGNSNGPVLNPSATIAESVSCNFVPDVVNGRGTTHHARSPQPRPQLKKTFSDLGGALQGRCCQVPTGHTEKPRVMYASPSCNGPKEDSVFSPAWSAASFGYMSPSMSQNELAAENMTPLSPCNPKGTPDSDRPASFFISKDQVVGNNGSGTFCASPESSRDAEGGSRCGERDIKAHLVPISPVEEHCPQVERGQITCKFRERSLSVPTDTASLCSVDIGGSETCGLSYPSASSEGSTSTDNVSLAVEQEAQAKQRRQRTKSISLKKAKKKPCPPTRSVSLIKDVQMSQAEPGGDSGPEGQRPQSLSLLPNVQVQSQGDATREMGSVPYAQQWYMPEWSSSEPYCSLSGSSTTTGTTMIELSKAQGSSESLPSPSISRATTPSQLSAEVNLKTSSPGRPTGVMSPSSGYSSQSETPTPTVPTSVVLGHTPHQSGRMRPLVPERKSSLPPVSPMEQSPKSRLSFDLPFTPPTHLDLSGLKISLKGKAKVSRHHSDSTFGTKLGPKLSPVQPVMPMVTQLDLRSVRLRSVSRSETEDNLESPEPVEEPGKKIRPPVAEKPPLSRRPPMLLHKTPPVQEESPTGSPTSPLTPQGAVPVGNIYMMGRRPEHHQWDPEAWGPMESPSLGGVVSPGQAPPGTFFASVRRLSEDSLEDDDQIKPKLLGERIAGEESRKTKVPPPVPKKPSVLYLPLVASPLHPGTCVGDPRLATSPVVMVDDNSPYTKLTTCKASSPVASEANGSPTTADGSWEDFSGNSMDLRAEEKSFVIDKTAESITEEDDDVFMTSRTTEDLFTVIHRSKRKLLGWKEPSDAFGNRQNAQMPSKSAGGSLSNDSLVGITRASNKNEDFKALLQKKGGKGSAGMRTSAAELLKTTNPLARRVMTEFTVDGTLQGPKAQP from the exons ATGCTCCAAG aGGAGCACGAAGAGCCGTATTCCGATGCAAGACTCAGTGGACAGACCTTCCGCTACACCAGCCCCCTCTCTCCTGAAAGGCCCCTTGACTGCAGCCCCCGGCCCTCATCCGCCAAACGCCTTGAGTTTGTGTTCATG CCTTCAAACCAGCAAGTGAAGGAGAACGTGACCAACACACTGGGAGTAAGAGCCTTGGAACCTTCGCTTAGCTTGCCTGCTACTCCGGACAGGCACACAGCCTGGAACCGAGCTGCTGCTTTGCCTTCCTTGGATGAGAAGAGGGTGCACCAGCCGTGTTCATCCcaagcaaacattgtccccatcaaCATCTCTG GGCAGCCATTTGCAAGGCACGCAAGCACACGCCATTCCCTCTTTAACACGGAGACCGCCATGAATCCCAAGTCTTTGCTGCGCCGGAGACGGACAGTCATCGGCTTCCCTCATCTTGCCATACGGGACCAAG gcAACAGTAACGGCCCAGTTCTCAACCCTTCAGCAACCATAGCTGAATCTGTCTCCTGTAATTTTGTCCCTGATGTTGTCAATGGAAGGGGCACCACCCACCATGCCCGGTCTCCTCAGCCTCGGCCACAGCTGAAAAAGACATTCAGTGACCTTGGGGGAGCTCTTCAGGGACGTTGTTGCCAGGTGCCCACAGGGCATACAGAAAAACCCAGGGTAATGTATGCCAGTCCATCGTGCAATGGCCCCAAGGAGGATTCAGTCTTCTCTCCTGCTTGGAGCGCAGCCTCTTTTGGCTACATGAGCCCATCAATGAGCCAAAATGAGTTGGCAGCAGAGAACATGACCCCGTTGTCTCCTTGCAACCCCAAGGGAACCCCGGACTCTGATCGACCTGCCTCCTTCTTCATTAGCAAAGATCAGGTGGTTGGAAACAATGGGTCTGGGACATTCTGTGCTTCTCCTGAATCCTCCAGAGATGCTGAAGGAGGCTCAAGATGTGGGGAAAGAGACATCAAGGCACATCTCGTCCCCATCAGCCCAGTTGAAGAGCACTGCCCACAAGTAGAGAGGGGACAAATCACATGCAAGTTCCGTGAGAGGTCTCTCTCAGTCCCTACAGACACGGCCTCCCTGTGTTCTGTGGACATTGGGGGCAGTGAGACCTGTGGCCTGAGCTATCCCAGTGCAAGTTCTGAAGGTAGCACCAGCACAGACAATGTCTCCCTGGCTGTGGAGCAGGAGGCCCAAGCAAAGCAACGGCGGCAGCGCACCAAAAGTATCTCGCTGAAGAAGGCAAAGAAGAAGCCCTGCCCGCCCACCCGTAGTGTCTCCTTGATCAAGGATGTCCAAATGAGCCAGGCAGAGCCTGGTGGTGACTCAGGGCCTGAAGGTCAGAGACCCCAAAGTCTGTCTTTGCTTCCTAATGTGCAGGTCCAAAGCCAGGGAGATGCAACCAGGGAGATGGGAAGTGTGCCATATGCCCAGCAGTGGTACATGCCAGAGTGGAGTTCCAGTGAGCCCTATTGCTCTCTTTCTGGCTCTAGCACCACCACGGGGACAACCATGATTGAGCTTTCCAAAGCACAAGGCAGCTCTGAgtccctcccttccccatccaTCTCCCGGGCCACCACGCCATCCCAGCTCTCTGCTGAGGTGAATTTGAAAACTTCCTCTCCAGGGAGGCCAACAGGAGTCATGTCTCCTTCCAGCGGCTACTCCAGTCAGTCAGAAACTCCAACACCTACTGTCCCAACCTCTGTGGTCCTCGGGCATACTCCACACCAGAGTGGGCGGATGAGACCCCTTGTGCCTGAGAGGAAGTCCTCGCTGCCCCCAGTCTCACCCATGGAGCAGAGCCCTAAGTCACGCCTATCATTTGACCTGCCGTTTACCCCACCAACTCACTTGGATCTTTCAGGATTGAAGATTTCGCTCAAGGGCAAGGCCAAAGTGAGCCGACATCACTCAGACTCCACCTTTGGAACCAAGCTGGGCCCAAAGCTGAGCCCTGTGCAGCCTGTCATGCCCATGGTGACACAGCTGGACCTCCGTTCTGTCCGCCTGCGTTCTGTCAGCCGCTCTGAGACAGAGGATAACCTGGAGAGTCCTGAACCTGTTGAGGAGCCTGGAAAGAAGATCCGACCACCAGTGGCAGAGAAACCCCCCCTCTCACGGAGGCCTCCGATGCTCCTACATAAGACCCCGCCAGTTCAGGAGGAGTCGCCCACAGGCTCTCCAACCTCTCCACTGACACCACAGGGTGCCGTTCCTGTGGGCAACATTTATATGATGGGCAGAAGGCCTGAGCATCACCAGTGGGACCCAGAGGCCTGGGGTCCCATGGAATCACCTTCCCTGGGTGGAGTAGTCTCTCCTGGACAGGCTCCCCCAGGGACATTTTTTGCTTCTGTACGGCGGCTATCTGAGGACAGTCTGGAGGACGATGACCAAATAAAGCCCAAGCTCCTGGGGGAGAGAATAGCTGGCGAGGAGAGCCGCAAAACCAAAGTCCCACCTCCTGTCCCCAAGAAGCCTAGCGTGCTTTACTTGCCTCTGGTGGCCTCCCCACTCCACCCAGGAACCTGTGTGGGGGATCCAAGACTGGCCACTAGTCCTGTTGTTATGGTAGATGACAACTCCCCCTACACCAAGCTGACCACTTGCAAGGCTTCATCCCCTGTGGCCAGTGAGGCAAATGGCAGCCCAACCACTGCAGATGGATCTTGGGAGGACTTTTCAG GGAATTCCATGGACTTGAGAGCTGAAGAGAAAAGCTTTGTCATTGATAAAACAGCTGAGTCCATAACGGAGGAGGATGACGATGTGTTTATGACATCCCGAACCACCGAGGATTTATTTACTGTCATTCACAG ATCCAAACGGAAGCTACTGGGATGGAAAGAACCCAGTGATGCCTTTGGCAATCGGCAGAATGCGCAGATGCCCTCAAAGAGTGCAGGAGGCTCCCTGAGCAATGACAGCCTTGTGGGCATTACAAGAGCCTCCAACAAGAATGAAGACTTTAAGGCTCTCCTTCAGAAGAAAGGCGGCAAGGGCAGCGCAGGCATGCGTACATCTGCGGCTGAATTACTCAAGACCACCAACCCTTTGGCTCGAAGGGTCATGACTGAGTTTACTGTGGATGGGACCCTCCAAGGCCCTAAAGCCCAGCCATGA